A portion of the Candidatus Methylomirabilota bacterium genome contains these proteins:
- the nagZ gene encoding beta-N-acetylhexosaminidase, whose amino-acid sequence MPDIEDLVGERLMIGLPGPALRDEDVRLFRDTRAGGLILYRRNFEGPAGLHTLLSSLEDALGRRLLVATDHEGGRIVMLGTGTTIFPDGLAVGAAGEEVFAHRQGLFEARELRRLGVDVNLAPVLDVLTERYSPNIGIRSYGKDPAVVARYGVARIRGMQKGGLSACAKHFPGKGHSPLDAHLKLPTIESTWAEMHAVHLPPFLEAIAAGVECVMTSHPVYPNLDPARVPATFSRLIVEEYLRGQVGFKGVVVSDDLEMGAVSETCPIGDAAVRAAAAGHDLLLVCHTEAAQRAAAAALVDACRSGGLPRRGLEQAVERIRRLRERRSARFEGGPPAPEPDAAPLASAIAARAVTRVAPGPAGLARALNGRVAVVFPRFSELADRITVEPEMADERGYLARAFARIGIEPETILVAIEPTAAEIAAAAERAAAADATVLFLYDAHLYPSNRALLDAVTRRARVLVVVLLRDPYDAALLAPGVLGLTAYGWRRRQIDAVIARLTHP is encoded by the coding sequence GTGCCCGATATCGAAGACCTCGTCGGTGAGCGGCTGATGATCGGCCTCCCGGGGCCTGCGCTTCGCGACGAGGACGTCCGCCTCTTCCGCGATACGCGAGCCGGCGGTCTCATCCTCTATCGACGCAACTTCGAAGGCCCCGCAGGGCTCCACACCCTGCTCTCGAGCCTCGAGGACGCGCTCGGCCGGCGTCTCCTCGTCGCGACGGACCACGAGGGCGGGCGCATCGTGATGCTGGGCACGGGCACGACGATCTTTCCGGACGGCCTCGCCGTGGGCGCCGCGGGCGAGGAGGTCTTCGCGCACCGCCAGGGCCTGTTCGAGGCGCGCGAGCTCCGGCGCCTCGGCGTGGACGTGAACCTGGCCCCCGTCCTCGACGTCCTCACCGAGCGCTACAGCCCGAACATCGGCATCCGCTCATACGGGAAAGATCCGGCGGTCGTCGCGCGCTACGGCGTGGCGCGCATCCGGGGCATGCAGAAGGGCGGGCTCTCGGCGTGCGCCAAGCACTTCCCCGGCAAGGGGCACTCGCCGCTCGACGCCCACCTGAAGCTTCCGACGATCGAGTCCACGTGGGCGGAGATGCACGCGGTACACCTCCCGCCGTTCCTCGAGGCGATCGCCGCCGGCGTCGAGTGCGTGATGACGAGCCATCCCGTCTATCCGAACCTCGATCCCGCGCGGGTGCCCGCGACGTTCTCGCGGCTCATCGTGGAGGAATACCTGCGCGGTCAGGTGGGCTTCAAGGGCGTGGTCGTTTCCGACGACCTCGAGATGGGCGCGGTGAGCGAGACGTGCCCGATCGGTGACGCCGCCGTGCGCGCCGCGGCGGCGGGCCACGACCTCCTCCTCGTCTGCCACACCGAGGCGGCGCAGCGGGCGGCCGCCGCGGCGCTCGTCGACGCGTGCCGGAGCGGCGGGCTCCCGCGGCGGGGCCTCGAGCAGGCAGTCGAGCGAATCCGCCGCCTCCGCGAGCGGCGGAGCGCGCGCTTCGAGGGCGGCCCGCCCGCGCCCGAGCCCGACGCGGCGCCGCTCGCGTCGGCGATCGCGGCGCGCGCCGTCACGCGGGTGGCGCCCGGCCCGGCCGGTCTCGCGCGCGCGCTGAACGGGCGCGTCGCCGTCGTCTTCCCGCGGTTCTCCGAGCTGGCGGACCGGATCACGGTGGAGCCGGAGATGGCCGACGAGCGGGGCTATCTCGCGCGCGCGTTCGCGCGGATCGGCATCGAGCCCGAGACGATCCTGGTCGCCATCGAACCCACGGCGGCCGAGATCGCCGCCGCCGCCGAGCGCGCGGCCGCGGCCGACGCGACCGTGCTCTTCCTCTACGACGCCCACCTCTACCCGTCGAACCGCGCGCTGCTCGACGCGGTCACGCGGCGCGCGCGGGTGCTCGTCGTGGTGCTCCTGCGCGATCCCTACGACGCGGCGCTGCTCGCGCCCGGCGTCCTCGGCCTCACCGCGTACGGCTGGCGCAGGCGCCAGATCGACGCGGTGATCGCGCGCCTCACCCATCCCTGA